The genome window GCAAGTGGAGGACTTGGAGGGGAAGCATTTGAAGGGGAAGGACGGCTTGGTAATTTTGCAAGGGGCGATGGAAAGTGGGAAGAGGAAGATTATGGCTTCTCACTGATGGCCAAGACGCTTGTAGTTCACACAAATCTGCttttattaaaatcaatttccctctttttttttttattaaattcgGCTTAGGGCTTTTATTAGAGAGATTTTCTGGTATTGcttatgggatttttttttttttttttctaggccAGTTCTCATTCTCTTGATCCGGTATTTTTCGAAGAGTTTctgaaaatgaagagagagagaaaggaaagaaagcagAGGATGTGTGTGTGGCtctggtttgatggtttgtgtgtgtggctctgttgatgggtctgtgtgtgtgtggttcTGCGAGATGAACCGGTGCTAGAGGTCAAGGGAggctgaggaaaaaaaaaaaaccgttggaaagcctaggaaagtggaactgaaaaaaaaatattgattaaaaagaaataataaaaaaagattaaagaataatattttaataaggaTAGAGTTTTAGGATGtgggaggtattgtaaaatgggatggtataagtaataaagtggttttttaagATGGTATAATAGTATAGcatagcatttttcaatgctagtGCTTAGAACCTATTTGGAGGAAACAACTCCTTGATGGTGCAGTGAAATTATTATATGCCTTGAGCATCACCTATATACGAATAATCTATGGGTTATCAATCACCCCTCAAATTTAGCCATCCTTGTAGACTTGGTGGTTGTGTCTTCCCATGAGTTGTGACCAAACACAGTGTCAAAGGTTCAAGGCTAGCagatagaggaagagagaaagactCATCCTTCAAGAGtgcagaaaaataatatttttattatgcattGGGAAACACATTACAAGAGCACCATATGGAAAAACATAAATTGTGATCATCATCAACTCCTAATAGTATGTGAATTCTTATGATTGGCTTTGGTTTGCAGAATTCACTGTAATGCTCTGGAATATGTTTCTTTTGGGAAACCAAATCCATTTGTATTCAAGAATGCTGAAGCCATATTAAGACAACTTCAGTCATCCTGTAATGATAATGCCATAGATAATGGAGATGTTGAATCAAATCCTTTCAAAACTATTTATATGATTGGTGATAACCCTTTAGTTTATATCAAGGGTGCACGACAGGTTTGTCTTACTACATGTTTTGAAATCCAGTTTTTTTGCATAAGAATGCtagattattattatcattaaatgaatcaattgttattttatttatgggGACACCTTTTGATTCTCAGGCAGGACATCCTTGGTTTTCTATTTTGACTAGGACTGGTGTTTTCAGGGGAAAAGATAATCATGCAGAATTTCCAGCTGATCTGGTAAGTTCAATGCTGAAATTTTAAGATGCATGTCAGTGGTTATGCTTGCAAAACTATAATTTTCTACTATTGTCATGGTAAAAGTGTTGTAGAGATGGGGGATTTTTGTGAATCTGAAATGTGTTTTTGTAATACTTTACTATGTTTTCTTCTTGATTCTTGTGCAGGTCGTTGATACAGTTGAAGAGGCAGTGGACTATATTCTGAAAGAGGAGAGTACTTCTTAGGTCCCAGGCAAAGTGGAACCCTTTTTGTATTGCTCTCTGTTTCTCGTCTCTCGCACCATTGTATGGCAGAAAGAAAGTTTAATACATCCAGAAAGCTTGGCAagttttttaaatcaagttctTGGAACTCAATGAAGTCAATTTtgtccctttaaaaaaaaaaaaatctcatgttATTCAGcaattgcttcttctttttttctttttttccttttttctttttgagaaacgtTATTCAGCAATTGCTGACTCCAAAATATATAGTCTTATATTTTGGATATATATTTTGACTGTTACCAATATCAGattgtttagaagtgttttagcaaaaaaaaaaagattgtttaGAAGTGTAAAAATTGTGATGCTTTGACTCAAAAGTCAAATCCCTTTTCCAAATAGATAGCACAAACAATTATTTCAACCACACTAAACAATCACCAAATCTAAAGTAAATATGTCAACCATTAAAAGTCACACAAATTTggaaacaaagtaaaaaaaaaaatcaaaggaaaagcCGCTATTAGAACCCAATCCCATAtaattcactaaaaaaaataattacaacagTTTACTTGCAAAACCTTTGTGGGCAAACTAGGCTATTGTAACCTTAGGCAAACGCTTTGCTTGCCTTCCCACTACAGTGGCTTCAAAAGTCAAAATCTTTGGAATCTTTCTAGGTAAACTTCCCTCATGAATGAATCTCATTAGTaacccaaaacccaacaacATAAACTATGTGGCTTCAAGAATGATTTAAGCTAAAGGTGAATAGGTCACAATTGGTTTTGATTAGACACCTAATcacaaaaatggattttttttaaaaaaaaaattttaaggttcTAGGAGAAAGATATTAGATATACTTTGTATAAATACTCTTGTGCTTGAGATGTTTAATATAAGTACGTTAAGGTTTAGCAAATTTCACACTATCACTTGAGCTAGTGTTTCGTGAATTTTTTGTCGAGATAGTTAACTTGAAATCTTCAATCAACAGCTTAACAAATTTTTAACTAATCTCAAATGCAtcaattttaaaacctattttGACTCCATGTTTGTGACATGGAATTAAACAACATCTTAAAACCTAAAAGAGAAAACGACATATGGATTgctaaaagaacaaaaaacgaCGAGAATGCAACGTCGCTAAGGGAGTGACAAAAGTCAAAACCCATATCCTCAAAAGTAAAAGATAAGCCCAACAAAACACACAGAGACACACTCACATCCTCTCTTTTCCTTCACCACCATCATCCACCAATAATGGAAGCCACTCTGCTCAGCTTTCCCTCTCATTCTCTCatccaaaccaaaaccaaaacccaaacccatttccTTTCAAACCCACCTCCATTCCTCTCTTCCAAATCCAAAAGACCCAGCAAGCTCTCAATCCGCTCCGCCATTTCCCgcaacaagaaagaagaaacagTCGAGACTGTGAAAACCCAGCTCGACGACTGTCAGCTCCTCGCCGCAATAAAGTACAAAGGCTTCACTGTCAAACAGTTCCAAGATCTCCGGAGATCTTTACCCGAAACCACAACACTTGTCGTTGCGAAAAACACCCTTGTTTACAAAGCCATTGAGGGTACTCCATGGGAGGCTCTTAAGCCTTGTATGACGGGGATGAATGCTTGGCTCTTTGTTCACAGTGAGGAAATCCCAGCTGCACTTAAGCCTTATAGGGATTTTCAGAAGGAGAAGAAGCTTGAAGAGAATGACTTTAGTGGTGCAGTTTTTGAGGGAAAGTTTTATGCGCCTGGTGACTTTAAGACGCTCGAGAATATGCCTACGAGAGCTGAGATTTATGCTAAGATGTTGGGGTCTATAAAGAGTCCCGCTTCGAGCTTAGTCGGGACAATACAGGCGCCAGCGAGGGAGTTGGTGATGGTTTTGCAGGCGTATGTGAAGAAGTTGGAAGAGGAAGGTAGTGGTGGTGGGGGTGGGCAATAGTGGCTGAGGAGAAAAGGAGCTGCTCTTTTGAGTTTCTGCTATTCTTGTAATTGTAAGTGTATTTTGGAAACAGCTCTacctctttttttgtttttcttttttacttgtatCAATGTTGCTGTTATGGTTGAATTTGAGGTAGCAATTGAATTGAAAAGAATGCAAGTTGTAGA of Quercus lobata isolate SW786 chromosome 8, ValleyOak3.0 Primary Assembly, whole genome shotgun sequence contains these proteins:
- the LOC115954555 gene encoding 50S ribosomal protein L10, chloroplastic; this translates as MEATLLSFPSHSLIQTKTKTQTHFLSNPPPFLSSKSKRPSKLSIRSAISRNKKEETVETVKTQLDDCQLLAAIKYKGFTVKQFQDLRRSLPETTTLVVAKNTLVYKAIEGTPWEALKPCMTGMNAWLFVHSEEIPAALKPYRDFQKEKKLEENDFSGAVFEGKFYAPGDFKTLENMPTRAEIYAKMLGSIKSPASSLVGTIQAPARELVMVLQAYVKKLEEEGSGGGGGQ